The Sedimentisphaera salicampi genome includes a region encoding these proteins:
- a CDS encoding LamG-like jellyroll fold domain-containing protein, producing the protein MAIIFLFIILFCSFAAGQGEVVFDASQAHYPPAVNKFSDGVFFDNTERRDHNEMIARMDEMKCLMIDSNIRESRRNYKDGSDTMIGNDPLNSSNPNGLFYIDQQGEVQANCDLNWIERRSECLSAGLLNYIRWDGVPYLANDNPADDYFTLDPFRGIPAGDPKPGDYNPPCAQADRPLFAQKMGELIEKMHDNEPDFVPTIWSFWQEVEHCLGDPTPWDNNLTAEDKMNNLEMFINDFYGNLVPLIKDVDPDYKIAGIQQNSAMSEWSSFNLISDYGTIGGSGLGNAAHFWAEMEEQNAREYPFDYLTIQSYRGTNIPSHHIPNSRFALKNLMAELHPEKIDRFNRTSVFINEAKYYKTTPPESSIAEIKWLLDLADIPELAYASLNVMLRDYNQEPRVRFLEVYSAMPEGRLAAQNSSQLGCIGSYQPGDGFYGFFYNETDSSGNAEVSVEGAGLSLNDEAAFWTLDYNSSDMYAPSFWVQKNDVVRVDENTWQASYQAGEIMFMAVNGNPEINPGQNYYQLSPESKLSLRHSRIQRGVYSCHDMYVPRINDMTPSQWGYLTPPEPEGMGYFDQQQGRMILGVKNESGVGCASVNLREVPEHNYFVKADFSGVGLPSPLPQGSSLMLRLDYLNGEEVMESHIVGDSSAANPLSFDDIGWFAPSNAVYSSTSEIWNQREFILPVSSWQPAGWAEADGGVRRIRISLLLAGLNEPAALMCDFDDTITVSPPEITSQPESETVPAGQSIQLTINGSDISEYRWHKDGVPIPDDPTNTEHFGEDGPSLVVLNVQPEDEGEYSCVVNNQDGAVAESEPAQVITERLAGWWKFDSDLSDSVNQAHPSAGSHNGAADSPAFSSAGIDGACLNLDGTISSAAVIQGSEDFFNFYTRGYTVSLWVKSESGASEAAGLAGKISQSGSKGFSVGANYLGNAVSILHGGWYYMNSGENVCDESWHLLTAAYDPVSSEGRIYIDGELAKTINSLGAPQGSPAEFVIGASGLFSNDAFNGRIDDVRVWTYPLAPIDAANLYLDFVPEAEICLSYPQYDIAGPDGAGEQYRDCIVDFYDLSAVAQSWLTGENQPGCTTYPQYDFAGEGGIGEEHRDCFVNMYDFIPISSHWLESNIIASPQ; encoded by the coding sequence ATGGCAATTATATTTCTATTTATTATTCTTTTCTGCTCATTTGCAGCGGGGCAGGGCGAGGTTGTTTTTGATGCATCTCAGGCTCATTATCCGCCTGCTGTAAACAAATTCAGCGACGGCGTTTTCTTCGATAACACTGAACGCCGCGACCATAACGAGATGATAGCCCGAATGGATGAGATGAAATGCCTGATGATTGATTCGAATATCAGGGAATCACGCAGGAATTATAAAGACGGCTCTGATACAATGATCGGCAATGACCCTCTCAATTCCAGCAATCCCAACGGGCTTTTCTATATCGACCAGCAGGGCGAGGTGCAGGCGAACTGCGATTTGAACTGGATTGAGAGGCGTTCGGAATGCCTCTCCGCAGGCCTGCTGAACTACATCCGCTGGGACGGCGTTCCATATCTTGCAAACGACAACCCCGCAGACGATTATTTCACCCTTGATCCATTCCGAGGAATTCCCGCAGGCGATCCAAAACCCGGCGACTACAACCCGCCTTGCGCACAGGCCGACCGCCCGCTTTTTGCTCAAAAAATGGGCGAGCTTATTGAAAAAATGCACGATAATGAACCCGATTTTGTGCCCACTATCTGGTCTTTCTGGCAGGAGGTGGAGCATTGCCTCGGCGACCCTACCCCTTGGGATAACAATCTTACCGCTGAAGATAAGATGAACAACCTCGAGATGTTTATCAATGATTTTTACGGCAATTTAGTGCCTCTTATCAAGGATGTTGACCCCGATTACAAGATTGCCGGCATTCAGCAGAATTCTGCGATGTCTGAGTGGAGCAGTTTCAATCTTATTTCAGACTACGGCACGATCGGCGGCTCCGGCCTCGGCAATGCCGCCCACTTCTGGGCTGAGATGGAAGAGCAGAACGCACGGGAGTATCCCTTTGATTATCTCACAATTCAATCCTACCGCGGAACTAATATCCCCTCTCACCATATACCAAACAGCCGCTTTGCGCTCAAAAATCTTATGGCAGAGCTGCATCCGGAAAAGATCGACCGCTTCAACAGAACATCCGTTTTCATCAATGAGGCAAAGTATTACAAAACAACGCCGCCGGAGAGCTCCATTGCTGAGATTAAGTGGCTCTTAGACCTCGCCGATATCCCCGAGCTTGCTTACGCCTCATTAAACGTTATGCTTCGTGATTACAATCAGGAGCCGCGTGTGCGTTTCCTTGAGGTGTACAGCGCGATGCCTGAAGGCAGATTGGCCGCTCAGAATTCATCCCAGCTTGGCTGCATAGGCTCCTACCAGCCCGGAGACGGCTTCTACGGCTTCTTCTATAATGAAACCGACTCAAGCGGGAATGCAGAGGTAAGCGTTGAGGGTGCTGGGCTTTCGCTAAATGATGAGGCCGCTTTCTGGACGCTCGATTACAACAGCTCTGATATGTATGCCCCTTCATTCTGGGTTCAGAAAAATGATGTTGTAAGAGTTGATGAAAATACATGGCAAGCGTCTTATCAAGCCGGCGAGATTATGTTTATGGCGGTAAACGGCAATCCTGAGATTAATCCAGGGCAGAACTACTATCAGCTCAGCCCCGAGAGCAAATTATCGCTCAGGCACAGCAGGATTCAGCGCGGGGTTTACTCCTGCCATGATATGTATGTTCCTCGTATAAACGATATGACTCCCAGCCAATGGGGATACCTCACCCCGCCCGAACCGGAGGGCATGGGATACTTCGACCAGCAGCAGGGCAGGATGATTCTCGGCGTGAAGAACGAAAGCGGCGTGGGCTGCGCGAGCGTGAATCTGAGAGAAGTGCCCGAGCACAATTATTTCGTAAAAGCAGATTTCTCAGGCGTCGGTCTGCCTTCGCCCCTCCCGCAGGGCAGCTCGCTTATGCTCCGCCTCGATTATCTAAACGGCGAAGAGGTAATGGAATCGCATATTGTTGGAGATTCCTCTGCCGCTAACCCCCTCAGCTTTGACGACATCGGCTGGTTCGCCCCGAGCAATGCTGTTTATTCCAGCACCTCGGAAATTTGGAATCAGAGAGAATTTATCCTGCCTGTAAGCTCTTGGCAGCCTGCCGGCTGGGCAGAGGCAGATGGAGGCGTTCGCAGAATCCGCATCTCTTTGCTCCTTGCAGGGCTCAATGAGCCTGCGGCTCTTATGTGCGATTTTGACGATACGATTACAGTAAGCCCGCCGGAGATTACATCTCAGCCCGAGAGCGAAACTGTGCCCGCAGGCCAGAGCATTCAGCTTACAATAAACGGCTCAGATATATCCGAATATCGGTGGCATAAAGACGGCGTCCCCATTCCTGACGACCCAACCAACACCGAGCATTTCGGTGAAGACGGCCCGAGCCTCGTGGTATTGAACGTTCAGCCGGAAGATGAGGGAGAATATTCCTGCGTTGTGAATAATCAGGACGGGGCTGTTGCAGAATCCGAGCCTGCCCAAGTGATAACCGAAAGGCTTGCGGGCTGGTGGAAATTTGACAGCGACCTATCCGATTCGGTTAATCAGGCTCATCCCTCTGCCGGCTCTCACAACGGCGCAGCGGATTCGCCGGCGTTTTCCTCTGCCGGCATAGATGGGGCGTGCCTGAATTTGGATGGCACAATCAGCTCCGCCGCCGTTATTCAGGGAAGCGAGGATTTCTTCAATTTCTATACGCGCGGATATACTGTCAGTCTGTGGGTGAAAAGCGAGAGCGGCGCATCAGAGGCCGCCGGCCTTGCAGGGAAGATCTCGCAATCAGGCTCAAAGGGTTTCTCAGTTGGGGCAAACTATTTGGGCAATGCTGTGAGCATCCTTCACGGAGGCTGGTATTATATGAACTCAGGGGAAAATGTATGCGATGAGAGCTGGCATCTTCTAACGGCGGCTTACGACCCTGTAAGCAGCGAAGGACGTATCTATATCGACGGCGAGCTTGCCAAAACTATCAATTCCCTTGGCGCTCCGCAAGGCTCTCCTGCTGAATTCGTGATAGGTGCATCAGGGCTTTTCTCAAATGATGCCTTTAACGGCCGGATTGATGATGTTCGGGTTTGGACATATCCCTTAGCCCCGATTGATGCAGCAAATCTCTATCTCGATTTTGTTCCAGAGGCGGAAATTTGCCTTTCATACCCGCAATACGATATCGCAGGCCCCGACGGGGCAGGCGAGCAGTACCGAGACTGCATTGTAGATTTCTACGACCTGTCTGCCGTTGCTCAAAGCTGGCTTACCGGTGAAAATCAGCCCGGCTGCACAACATATCCGCAATATGATTTTGCCGGCGAAGGCGGAATAGGCGAGGAGCATAGAGACTGCTTTGTAAATATGTATGATTTTATCCCGATATCCTCGCACTGGCTTGAGAGCAATATAATTGCTTCGCCGCAGTAA
- a CDS encoding beta-L-arabinofuranosidase domain-containing protein, with protein sequence MTHRILRGLSLSLAIFIAISASLKAGEVELVEKPDDSVNNSNYVSNREPLKESALIKLPIGSIEPEGWLKRKLELQAEGFHGHLMEISRFLKKEQNSWLSPEGKGKRGWEEVPYWLKGYLNCAYVLDDKEMIDEAMVWIEGALNSQKEDGWFGPDKKRSGVATRLSGRDDLWPNAIMLFCLQDYYDVSGDERVIELMRNYFKYLAKVPDDRYLLGYWPKMRGGDMLYSIYWLYNRTGEKWLLDLAEKNHRRTARWDEDVVNWHNVNIAQAFGEGATYWLQSHDKSDLLSAYNNWQKVRDIYGQMPGGMFASDENCREGHDDPRQCVETCGMVEEMLSDETLMAITGDTVWADRCEDVAFNSLPAALTAEMDGIRYLTAVNHVISDDEEHNPGIQNGGPMFHMNPHRHRCCQHNFGHGWPYFAQHLWYASPDNGIAAVFYTDSKVTAKVGKTGEEFVIKQTTKYPFDEKVYFKIASGKPTEFPVYLRIPGWCSNPEVMVNGEEYAFSGQDDGGFVKISRKWQKGDSFQINLPMKITVRKWTKNHGSVSVNRGPITFSLKIKENKFRSGGTDKWPAYEIHPASDWNYALELADSPEETFELVERVWPSDQMPWTHEGAPIMLKAKGRKIPQWQVDRFKLCQELQDSPVKTDEPVEDITLIPMGAARLRISAFPTAGQGENAAQWQAPKIPELLPYSASASFENDTLEAMYDQVHPEHSGDHSIQRFTWWDHRGTQEWVQYDFDEPKTVSKTSVYWFDDTGRGRCRVPKSWKLLYKDGGQWKPVKTGRKFGTKLDKWNTVSFEQVKTKSLRLVVQLKQGFSGGILEWKVE encoded by the coding sequence ATGACTCATCGGATCTTACGGGGATTATCATTGTCTCTGGCAATTTTTATTGCAATTTCAGCAAGCTTGAAGGCAGGTGAGGTAGAATTGGTGGAAAAGCCGGATGATTCAGTGAACAATTCAAATTACGTTTCAAACAGAGAGCCTCTGAAGGAATCTGCCCTTATCAAGCTCCCAATCGGTTCAATCGAGCCGGAAGGCTGGCTCAAAAGAAAGCTCGAGCTTCAGGCCGAAGGCTTTCACGGCCATCTTATGGAGATAAGCAGATTCCTCAAAAAAGAGCAAAATTCTTGGCTCAGCCCCGAAGGAAAGGGCAAACGCGGCTGGGAAGAGGTGCCGTATTGGCTCAAGGGCTATCTCAACTGCGCTTACGTGCTGGACGACAAGGAGATGATAGATGAGGCGATGGTGTGGATTGAAGGGGCATTGAACAGCCAGAAGGAAGACGGCTGGTTCGGGCCGGACAAGAAACGCTCCGGCGTTGCCACAAGGCTCAGCGGCAGAGACGACCTCTGGCCGAATGCAATAATGCTCTTCTGCCTGCAGGACTATTACGATGTTTCTGGCGATGAGCGGGTGATTGAGCTGATGAGAAATTACTTCAAATACCTCGCAAAGGTGCCTGATGATAGGTATCTCCTTGGATACTGGCCTAAGATGCGAGGCGGAGACATGCTCTACAGCATCTACTGGCTCTACAACCGCACCGGCGAGAAGTGGCTGCTTGACCTTGCAGAGAAAAACCACAGGCGAACAGCCCGCTGGGATGAAGATGTTGTAAACTGGCATAACGTGAATATAGCTCAGGCCTTCGGGGAAGGGGCTACATACTGGCTTCAGTCTCACGATAAATCCGACCTGTTGAGCGCATACAACAACTGGCAGAAGGTTCGTGATATTTACGGACAGATGCCCGGCGGTATGTTTGCTTCCGATGAGAACTGCCGCGAAGGACATGACGACCCGAGGCAGTGCGTTGAGACATGCGGGATGGTCGAAGAGATGCTTTCGGATGAAACGCTTATGGCAATAACAGGCGATACCGTATGGGCAGACCGCTGCGAGGATGTGGCGTTTAATTCTCTCCCTGCCGCTCTAACTGCTGAGATGGACGGAATCCGCTATCTCACAGCGGTAAATCACGTGATAAGCGATGATGAGGAGCATAACCCGGGCATACAAAACGGCGGGCCTATGTTCCATATGAATCCGCACAGGCACCGCTGCTGCCAGCATAATTTCGGCCACGGCTGGCCTTATTTCGCCCAGCACCTCTGGTATGCCTCTCCGGATAACGGCATTGCCGCTGTTTTCTATACTGACAGCAAAGTAACTGCAAAAGTTGGAAAGACCGGCGAGGAGTTTGTAATCAAGCAGACCACGAAATACCCATTTGATGAAAAGGTGTACTTCAAGATTGCCTCCGGCAAACCAACTGAATTCCCCGTTTATCTCAGGATCCCCGGTTGGTGCAGCAATCCGGAGGTTATGGTAAACGGCGAGGAATATGCATTCTCAGGCCAAGATGACGGCGGATTCGTTAAAATCAGCAGAAAATGGCAAAAGGGAGACAGCTTCCAGATAAATCTGCCGATGAAGATAACCGTTAGGAAATGGACGAAGAACCACGGCAGCGTTTCTGTTAATCGAGGCCCGATAACATTCTCGCTGAAGATAAAAGAGAATAAATTCCGTTCCGGCGGCACAGATAAATGGCCTGCGTACGAAATCCACCCAGCTTCAGACTGGAACTATGCCCTTGAGCTGGCAGACAGCCCTGAGGAGACCTTCGAGCTGGTTGAGAGGGTTTGGCCTTCGGATCAAATGCCCTGGACGCACGAAGGCGCTCCGATTATGCTCAAGGCCAAAGGCAGAAAGATTCCGCAGTGGCAGGTGGATAGATTCAAGCTATGCCAAGAGCTGCAGGACAGCCCTGTGAAAACTGATGAGCCGGTTGAGGATATAACGCTCATCCCGATGGGCGCAGCCCGCCTCCGCATTTCGGCTTTCCCCACAGCAGGGCAGGGCGAAAATGCAGCCCAGTGGCAGGCACCGAAAATCCCAGAGCTCCTGCCTTACTCCGCAAGCGCTTCGTTTGAAAATGACACCTTGGAGGCAATGTACGATCAGGTGCACCCTGAACACTCCGGCGACCATTCAATCCAGCGCTTTACGTGGTGGGACCATAGAGGCACGCAGGAATGGGTGCAGTACGATTTTGATGAGCCGAAAACTGTATCCAAGACAAGCGTCTATTGGTTTGATGATACAGGCAGGGGGCGATGCCGCGTGCCGAAGTCCTGGAAACTGCTCTACAAGGATGGCGGCCAATGGAAGCCTGTAAAAACAGGCCGGAAATTCGGAACTAAGCTCGATAAGTGGAATACAGTTTCCTTTGAACAGGTTAAAACCAAATCTCTGCGTTTAGTTGTGCAGCTTAAGCAGGGTTTCTCCGGCGGAATACTTGAATGGAAAGTTGAATAA